One genomic region from Rhizomicrobium palustre encodes:
- a CDS encoding TSUP family transporter, giving the protein MVDPLQLAGLFVLALVAGTIDAMAGGGGLLTVPGLMATGIPPVSALATNKMQAIFSSLSATYHFWRAGKLHVRLLWRPALLSMFGAMCGAAYVSLIDPSLLKALVPFLLMAICGWLLLSADFGKEQRAPRFSFSTVALTLVPLVAAYDGFFGPGTGTFFALGLVALAGFSLDQATIQAKLYNLMSNFGALIFFLVKGHIVWPFALVMACGMVAGGQIGARMVLKHGTGLIKPLLIVTSLGMSVRLLWQNGTLASWWGIITG; this is encoded by the coding sequence ATGGTTGATCCTCTGCAGCTTGCGGGTTTGTTCGTGCTGGCCTTGGTGGCAGGCACTATCGATGCCATGGCGGGCGGCGGCGGGCTTTTGACCGTGCCGGGATTGATGGCGACAGGCATTCCGCCGGTCTCGGCGCTCGCCACCAATAAGATGCAGGCGATCTTCTCCTCGCTCAGCGCCACCTATCATTTCTGGCGCGCGGGCAAGCTGCATGTGCGCCTGTTATGGCGCCCAGCGCTACTCTCCATGTTTGGTGCGATGTGCGGCGCGGCCTATGTCAGCCTGATCGATCCCAGCCTGTTGAAAGCCTTGGTGCCGTTTCTCTTGATGGCGATTTGCGGCTGGCTGCTGCTCAGCGCGGATTTCGGCAAAGAGCAACGCGCGCCGCGATTTTCGTTTTCTACCGTCGCGCTCACACTGGTACCCCTGGTCGCCGCCTATGACGGATTTTTCGGCCCTGGCACAGGCACGTTTTTCGCGCTTGGGCTTGTGGCGCTGGCAGGGTTTTCGCTCGATCAAGCCACCATCCAAGCCAAGCTCTACAACCTGATGAGCAATTTTGGCGCGCTGATCTTCTTTCTCGTCAAAGGCCATATCGTCTGGCCTTTCGCACTGGTGATGGCGTGCGGCATGGTTGCAGGCGGGCAGATCGGCGCGCGCATGGTGTTGAAGCACGGCACCGGCCTGATCAAGCCACTTTTGATTGTAACCAGCCTTGGCATGAGTGTGCGCCTGCTCTGGCAGAACGGCACATTGGCGTCGTGGTGGGGCATCATTACCGGGTGA
- a CDS encoding lytic murein transglycosylase has protein sequence MRGVVLFLAYLLSLALIAASYGAQGATISGAAGVPVPTPSPLAEDQAFQAFLLDFRPQALAAGISAATYDQAVAGISRNQKVEDRNLNQPEFSKPIWAYLDSAVSPRRVSDGRAAMSANEEAISKISTRYGVPAEILTSIWGNESDYGRGAGSYKMVEALATLAYAGPRIDYARPQLLAALKMAEQEHYDPAAMTSSWAGAFGQTQFVPTTFLSSAVDGDGDGRIDLWLNVADALASTANVLSRAGWVAGKPWGYEVTLPPGFAYEEADLDITKPVSAWTKAGVKTAAGTELPQSGDPASLFLPAGARGPAFLVFPNFKSVLKYNNAASYALAVCLLGDQLKAAAAGASPTAPVAGAWPRDLAPLSRDERLALQDSLTKLGFDIGKVDGLIGAKSRAAVRAWQKAHALPADGFATAEILTQIAMEAKSKTATP, from the coding sequence GTGCGTGGCGTTGTCCTATTTCTAGCCTATCTCTTATCTTTGGCCCTGATAGCCGCCTCTTATGGGGCGCAAGGGGCGACAATTTCGGGTGCGGCGGGCGTGCCGGTGCCTACCCCCTCCCCGCTGGCGGAGGATCAGGCTTTTCAGGCCTTTTTGCTGGATTTCCGCCCCCAGGCGCTGGCGGCGGGGATTTCGGCGGCTACCTATGACCAGGCGGTGGCGGGAATCAGTCGCAATCAGAAGGTGGAGGACCGTAACCTCAACCAGCCGGAATTCTCCAAACCGATCTGGGCCTATCTCGATAGCGCGGTATCGCCGCGACGGGTTTCGGATGGCCGTGCGGCGATGAGCGCTAACGAAGAGGCGATCAGCAAGATTTCCACAAGATATGGCGTTCCAGCGGAGATTCTCACCTCTATCTGGGGAAATGAGAGCGATTATGGGCGGGGCGCCGGCAGCTACAAGATGGTCGAGGCGCTCGCGACTCTGGCCTATGCGGGCCCGCGCATCGATTACGCCCGGCCCCAGCTCCTCGCCGCCCTCAAAATGGCCGAGCAGGAGCATTACGATCCCGCCGCCATGACCAGCTCCTGGGCGGGCGCCTTTGGCCAAACCCAATTTGTGCCCACCACATTTCTCTCCAGCGCCGTGGACGGGGATGGCGACGGCAGAATCGATCTTTGGCTGAATGTGGCTGACGCCCTGGCCTCCACCGCCAATGTCCTCTCCCGGGCGGGATGGGTGGCCGGAAAGCCTTGGGGCTATGAAGTCACCCTGCCCCCCGGCTTTGCCTATGAAGAAGCCGATCTCGACATCACCAAGCCCGTCTCCGCCTGGACCAAGGCCGGAGTGAAGACCGCCGCCGGAACCGAACTGCCCCAATCGGGCGATCCGGCGTCGCTCTTTCTTCCGGCTGGCGCGCGCGGCCCCGCCTTCCTGGTCTTCCCTAACTTCAAAAGCGTGCTGAAATATAACAACGCCGCCTCCTACGCCTTGGCGGTGTGTCTCTTGGGCGATCAACTGAAAGCGGCAGCGGCTGGCGCATCTCCCACCGCACCCGTGGCGGGGGCTTGGCCGCGCGATCTCGCCCCCTTGTCGCGCGATGAGCGCCTCGCCTTGCAGGACAGCCTGACAAAGCTCGGCTTTGATATTGGCAAGGTGGATGGGCTGATCGGCGCCAAATCCCGCGCCGCAGTCCGCGCCTGGCAGAAGGCCCACGCCCTGCCCGCCGATGGTTTCGCCACCGCCGAGATTCTCACCCAAATCGCGATGGAAGCAAAGAGCAAGACGGCGACGCCCTAA
- the ykgO gene encoding type B 50S ribosomal protein L36: MKIRNSLRSLKARDKDCRVIRRRGRTYVINKKNPRFKARQG; encoded by the coding sequence ATGAAGATCCGTAACTCCCTCCGCTCGCTCAAGGCCCGCGACAAGGACTGTCGCGTGATCCGCCGCCGCGGCCGCACCTATGTCATCAACAAGAAGAACCCCCGCTTCAAAGCGCGCCAGGGCTAA
- a CDS encoding tetratricopeptide repeat protein → MRILAFFAACLFTAGALAAPPGKPAPQSFLDKLLGQLKTVENAEDAKPLETQILAAFLNSGSPSIDLLMGRASAALTAGNKDVARHLYESVTSIAPHYAEGWHKRGLMQSEAGDDGAAMVSLQKAVELNPRHFAAMAELGEMLEDYGDKAGALKMYRRAIALDPQYEGLQRHIDGLSREVEGQGI, encoded by the coding sequence ATGCGTATCTTGGCTTTCTTTGCCGCATGTCTGTTTACGGCTGGCGCCCTCGCGGCGCCGCCGGGCAAGCCTGCGCCACAGTCCTTCTTGGATAAGCTCCTCGGCCAGCTTAAAACGGTCGAGAATGCCGAAGATGCCAAGCCGCTGGAGACTCAGATTCTCGCGGCTTTTTTGAATTCCGGCAGTCCTAGCATCGATCTTCTCATGGGGCGGGCTTCGGCCGCGCTCACGGCTGGCAACAAAGACGTTGCCCGCCACCTCTATGAGTCTGTCACCAGCATCGCGCCCCATTACGCCGAGGGTTGGCATAAGCGCGGCCTGATGCAGTCCGAGGCGGGCGATGACGGCGCCGCTATGGTGTCGCTGCAAAAGGCGGTGGAACTGAATCCGCGCCATTTCGCGGCCATGGCTGAGTTGGGCGAGATGCTGGAGGATTATGGCGACAAGGCCGGTGCCTTGAAGATGTATCGCCGGGCCATCGCTCTCGATCCTCAATACGAGGGTTTGCAGCGCCATATCGATGGGCTATCGCGCGAAGTCGAAGGGCAGGGGATTTAG
- a CDS encoding multiheme c-type cytochrome, translating into MRAAAYVFSALALGLLLLFTVAPSSFEALAKPQAKAAAQAAPKAAAKPSYHSPFAKVNETCITCHKALHPALVSEWHDSEHAKQGIGCFDCHKADKSDPDAFEHNGSTIAVIVSPKDCGQCHQKEVAQQAGSHHAKAADILNSVDNFLGDVIGGPPAVAAGCQQCHGSTVKVLPGGKFEPATWPNTGIGRINPDGSAGSCSACHTRHAFSKAQARMPESCGKCHLGPDHPQIEVYNESKHGILWSANKDRLNINSKAWIPGVDYMAAPSCATCHMGATRGQPVTHDVGTRLSWTLRPAISTKINLVEFDDGSKTDIPEGKPLPKVGDSVAGKDGKARKVTQVMHWDDRRNQMKDVCTSCHAGGQVEGFYKQFDDLVDLYDDKFAKPAADIMSELYKAKKLSQAPMDEKLEWTYFELWHHEGRRARHGAAMSGPDYAWWHGTYEVAQSFYFKFLPEVKEVAGDELYKQLMDKYVYSQPGHRWLKDGMSKEQLQKIQEFYRQRYGDQNTGRPVP; encoded by the coding sequence ATGCGAGCAGCGGCTTATGTTTTTTCGGCATTAGCTTTAGGGCTGTTGCTGCTGTTCACGGTGGCGCCTTCAAGTTTTGAAGCCCTCGCCAAGCCGCAAGCCAAAGCGGCGGCACAGGCGGCGCCCAAGGCCGCTGCCAAGCCGAGCTATCATTCGCCCTTCGCCAAGGTGAACGAGACCTGCATCACCTGCCACAAGGCGCTGCATCCCGCCCTCGTTTCCGAATGGCATGACAGCGAGCACGCCAAGCAGGGCATCGGCTGTTTCGATTGCCATAAGGCCGATAAATCCGACCCGGACGCCTTCGAGCATAACGGTTCCACCATTGCGGTGATCGTCTCCCCGAAGGATTGCGGCCAGTGCCATCAGAAAGAAGTCGCGCAGCAGGCGGGCAGCCATCACGCCAAGGCCGCCGACATTCTGAACTCGGTCGACAATTTCTTAGGCGATGTGATCGGCGGCCCGCCCGCGGTGGCGGCGGGTTGTCAGCAATGCCATGGCTCGACCGTGAAGGTGCTGCCGGGCGGCAAGTTTGAGCCCGCAACCTGGCCGAACACGGGTATCGGCCGCATCAATCCGGATGGCAGTGCGGGCAGTTGCTCGGCTTGTCATACCCGTCACGCCTTCTCCAAAGCGCAAGCGCGCATGCCGGAAAGCTGCGGTAAGTGCCACTTGGGTCCCGACCATCCGCAGATCGAGGTCTATAACGAATCCAAGCATGGCATTCTGTGGTCGGCCAACAAGGATCGCCTGAACATCAACAGCAAAGCCTGGATTCCGGGCGTCGACTACATGGCGGCCCCGTCTTGCGCGACCTGCCATATGGGGGCCACGCGCGGCCAACCGGTGACCCATGATGTCGGCACCCGGCTTAGCTGGACCTTGCGCCCCGCGATCTCGACCAAGATCAATCTTGTCGAATTTGACGATGGCTCAAAGACCGATATCCCGGAAGGCAAGCCTTTGCCGAAGGTGGGCGATAGCGTTGCGGGTAAGGACGGTAAGGCGCGCAAAGTCACCCAGGTGATGCATTGGGACGACCGGCGCAATCAGATGAAAGACGTCTGCACCTCTTGCCATGCGGGCGGGCAGGTGGAGGGCTTCTATAAGCAGTTCGATGATCTCGTCGACCTCTATGACGACAAATTCGCCAAGCCCGCCGCCGATATCATGTCGGAACTCTATAAGGCGAAGAAGCTCTCGCAGGCGCCGATGGATGAGAAACTTGAATGGACCTATTTCGAGCTTTGGCATCATGAAGGCCGCCGTGCGCGCCATGGTGCGGCGATGTCGGGCCCGGATTACGCCTGGTGGCACGGCACCTATGAGGTGGCGCAGAGCTTCTACTTCAAATTCCTGCCCGAGGTGAAAGAGGTCGCAGGCGATGAACTCTATAAGCAGCTGATGGACAAATACGTCTACAGCCAACCCGGCCATCGCTGGTTGAAAGACGGCATGAGCAAAGAGCAGCTTCAGAAGATTCAGGAGTTCTATCGCCAGCGCTATGGCGATCAGAATACAGGCCGCCCAGTGCCGTAA
- a CDS encoding methyl-accepting chemotaxis protein, with amino-acid sequence MSAALYRAAGIPAREDITVRFKDVAVSKKLWGVFALLLAVTIGLGLFAVASLSEVNNNSVEVRDNWLPGLGDLSQFEYNMTRARVAQANFAMASTDAQRVAMTKSIARYRAEADAYWAKYAASIDDGEERALADKIVATRQEYEPLQDRLDEIIKTQGRDAGVAFFLGEMRAKYTVFIASVEKDVAFNRAAGIAAGNKGAQTYAIARILILIALIVAASLCVVAAIVLVRGISKPLTTMTEAMSELARGHLQAHVPHADQKDEIGKLAEAMTSFKDQLLEAERAKEEQTKVIVSSIGAGLDHLARGDLTHRVTANLSGAFAKLKGDFNSAMERMQDTVKNVLDTSHQIAGNADEISSAADDLSRRTEQQAASLEETAAALEEITVTVKKTASNAREASRSATVAKQAAESSGQVVKTAVTAMDAIAQSSQQITDIIGVIDEIAFQTNLLALNAGVEAARAGDAGRGFAVVASEVRALAQRSSEAAKQIKGLIATSSAHVGEGVKYVGETGQALKRIVDQVLEINGLVGEMAQAAEQQSTGIEQVNAAISQMDQVTQQNAAMVEESTAASRNLASETKALTQMVQFFSVGETRAAAPVVARPAPVATRPTPARKAVALQPAGHSRTAAAVAVAEAAPQNDWEEF; translated from the coding sequence TTGTCCGCCGCGCTCTATCGCGCGGCAGGCATTCCGGCACGCGAGGACATTACCGTGCGATTTAAAGATGTAGCAGTCAGTAAAAAGCTATGGGGCGTTTTCGCGCTGCTATTGGCGGTGACGATCGGGCTCGGCCTCTTCGCCGTCGCAAGCCTCTCAGAGGTGAACAATAATTCCGTCGAAGTAAGGGATAACTGGCTGCCCGGTCTCGGCGATCTCAGCCAATTCGAATACAACATGACCCGCGCGCGGGTTGCCCAGGCCAATTTCGCCATGGCGTCGACAGACGCCCAGCGGGTGGCCATGACAAAATCCATCGCCCGCTACCGCGCCGAAGCCGATGCCTATTGGGCCAAATACGCCGCCAGCATCGATGATGGCGAAGAGCGCGCACTCGCCGACAAGATCGTAGCAACCAGGCAGGAGTATGAGCCGCTTCAGGACCGGCTGGACGAGATCATCAAGACTCAAGGCCGTGATGCCGGTGTCGCCTTCTTCCTGGGTGAGATGCGCGCCAAGTATACCGTCTTTATCGCAAGTGTTGAGAAGGACGTCGCCTTTAATCGCGCCGCCGGTATCGCGGCGGGCAACAAAGGTGCCCAGACCTATGCGATCGCCAGGATCCTTATTCTTATAGCGCTCATCGTGGCAGCCAGCCTCTGCGTCGTGGCCGCGATTGTCCTGGTACGGGGTATTTCCAAACCGCTCACGACCATGACCGAGGCGATGAGTGAATTGGCGCGCGGCCATCTTCAAGCGCATGTGCCTCATGCTGATCAAAAAGACGAAATCGGCAAGCTGGCCGAAGCAATGACCAGCTTCAAAGACCAGCTTCTTGAAGCTGAGCGCGCCAAGGAAGAGCAGACGAAGGTGATTGTCTCCTCCATTGGCGCAGGGCTTGATCATTTGGCGCGCGGCGATCTCACCCATCGCGTCACGGCAAATCTTTCGGGCGCCTTTGCCAAGTTGAAGGGTGACTTCAACAGCGCGATGGAGCGGATGCAGGACACGGTGAAGAACGTGCTCGACACCAGCCACCAAATCGCAGGCAACGCCGACGAGATTTCGAGCGCCGCCGATGACCTGTCGCGCCGCACCGAACAGCAGGCCGCCTCCCTTGAAGAGACCGCTGCCGCGCTGGAAGAGATCACCGTCACCGTCAAAAAGACGGCCAGCAATGCCCGCGAGGCCTCGCGCAGCGCGACAGTCGCCAAACAGGCTGCCGAAAGCAGCGGACAGGTTGTGAAGACCGCGGTGACGGCGATGGATGCCATTGCCCAATCCTCGCAGCAGATCACCGACATCATTGGCGTGATCGACGAGATCGCCTTCCAGACCAATCTTCTGGCCTTGAATGCGGGCGTTGAAGCGGCGCGCGCTGGCGATGCGGGCAGGGGCTTTGCCGTGGTGGCAAGCGAGGTGCGCGCGCTCGCCCAGCGCTCCTCCGAAGCGGCCAAGCAGATCAAAGGTCTTATCGCAACCTCCAGCGCCCATGTCGGCGAGGGCGTGAAATATGTCGGCGAGACCGGTCAAGCCTTGAAGCGCATTGTCGATCAGGTGCTGGAGATCAATGGTCTCGTCGGTGAAATGGCCCAAGCCGCTGAGCAGCAATCCACCGGCATCGAACAGGTCAATGCCGCCATCAGCCAGATGGATCAGGTCACCCAGCAGAACGCCGCCATGGTGGAAGAATCCACCGCTGCCTCGCGCAACCTTGCTAGCGAGACCAAAGCCCTAACCCAGATGGTCCAATTTTTCTCGGTCGGCGAGACGCGGGCTGCAGCCCCTGTCGTGGCACGCCCCGCACCCGTCGCAACGCGCCCCACACCCGCGCGCAAAGCGGTGGCGCTCCAGCCCGCCGGTCACAGCCGCACAGCCGCGGCGGTGGCGGTTGCCGAGGCCGCGCCGCAGAACGATTGGGAAGAGTTCTGA
- the pyk gene encoding pyruvate kinase, whose product MRRRRKTKILATLGPASSTPERLRALFEAGADVFRINMSHTPHSQLAEYYRMIRELEETVGRPIGILADLQGPKIRLGTLPGGQREVHRGDKLHLVLKSIVESGDDIPVPHPEIFAAIQPGESILVDDGKIRLNIVDVDKETAIAEVMNDGFLKNKKGVNLPDTVLPIPAMTPKDRSDLDAALAVGVDWIALSFVQRPDDVADLKKIVNGRAGCLAKIEKPRAIEWLPEILDVSDALMVARGDLGVELPMNEVPGKQKYITKLARKAGKPVVVATQMLESMITAPVPTRAEVTDVANAVYDGADAVMLSAESAAGQYPIEAVTMMDRIATTVEGDPEYVLQMEGKRNEPESTTPDAIMAAVHEVTKTIQARAIVCWTNSGSTALRAARERSDAPIIALTPRIEASRRLALVWGLHTIYTDDAQDLDDMVERATRFAYLEGFAKPGERIVVTAGVPLRTSGATNMLRVAFVGPQK is encoded by the coding sequence ATGAGGCGCAGACGTAAAACAAAGATTCTCGCGACGCTTGGCCCGGCCAGCTCGACCCCCGAACGGCTGAGGGCCCTCTTTGAAGCGGGCGCCGACGTGTTCCGCATCAATATGAGCCACACGCCGCATTCGCAGCTTGCCGAATACTATCGCATGATCCGCGAACTCGAAGAGACGGTGGGCCGCCCAATCGGCATCCTCGCCGACCTTCAGGGTCCCAAGATCCGTCTCGGCACCCTGCCGGGCGGCCAGCGCGAAGTGCATCGCGGCGACAAGCTGCATCTCGTCCTGAAGTCCATCGTCGAAAGCGGCGATGACATTCCGGTGCCGCATCCCGAAATCTTCGCAGCTATTCAGCCGGGCGAAAGCATCCTGGTCGATGACGGCAAGATCCGCCTCAACATCGTCGATGTCGATAAAGAAACCGCCATCGCCGAAGTGATGAATGACGGCTTCCTGAAGAACAAGAAGGGCGTCAACCTGCCCGATACGGTTCTGCCGATCCCGGCGATGACGCCGAAGGACCGCTCCGACCTCGACGCCGCGCTTGCGGTGGGCGTGGATTGGATCGCGCTCTCCTTCGTGCAGCGCCCCGACGACGTCGCCGATCTGAAGAAGATCGTCAACGGCCGCGCAGGCTGCCTTGCCAAGATCGAAAAGCCCCGCGCCATCGAATGGCTGCCGGAAATCCTCGACGTCTCCGACGCTCTGATGGTGGCCCGCGGCGATCTCGGCGTGGAACTGCCGATGAATGAAGTGCCGGGCAAGCAGAAGTACATCACCAAGCTCGCCCGCAAGGCCGGCAAGCCAGTCGTGGTCGCGACCCAGATGCTGGAATCGATGATCACCGCGCCGGTGCCGACCCGCGCCGAAGTGACCGACGTCGCCAACGCCGTCTATGACGGCGCCGATGCGGTGATGCTCTCGGCCGAAAGCGCCGCCGGTCAGTATCCCATCGAAGCCGTGACCATGATGGACCGCATTGCCACCACCGTGGAAGGCGATCCGGAATACGTCCTCCAGATGGAAGGCAAACGCAATGAGCCGGAATCCACCACGCCGGACGCCATCATGGCGGCCGTCCACGAGGTGACCAAGACCATCCAGGCCCGTGCCATCGTCTGCTGGACGAACTCCGGTTCGACGGCTCTTCGTGCGGCCCGCGAACGTTCGGATGCCCCGATCATCGCGCTCACCCCGCGCATCGAAGCCTCGCGCCGCCTGGCGCTGGTGTGGGGTCTGCACACGATCTACACCGACGACGCCCAGGACCTGGACGATATGGTCGAGCGCGCCACGCGCTTTGCCTATCTCGAAGGCTTTGCCAAGCCCGGTGAACGCATCGTGGTGACCGCCGGCGTGCCCTTACGCACCTCTGGCGCCACCAACATGCTGCGCGTCGCCTTCGTCGGCCCGCAGAAGTAA
- a CDS encoding DUF1036 domain-containing protein, with protein sequence MRLAIALILLFTVSARADFAVCNKADVAAKVALGQYNGVAWESQGWWVIPSRKCETLLTGRLTARYYYLFATDGESGTWNGSTNFCTSAQEKFTIAGRGNCAARGYDRRGFFAIDTGNSPNWKQSLSD encoded by the coding sequence ATGCGCCTCGCAATTGCCCTGATTTTGCTCTTTACGGTGTCCGCCCGTGCCGACTTCGCCGTCTGCAACAAAGCAGACGTCGCGGCCAAAGTGGCACTGGGTCAGTACAATGGGGTCGCCTGGGAGAGTCAGGGCTGGTGGGTAATACCGTCGCGAAAATGCGAGACGCTTCTGACCGGACGACTTACGGCTCGCTACTATTACCTCTTTGCCACGGATGGCGAGTCCGGCACCTGGAACGGGAGCACCAACTTTTGCACCTCGGCCCAGGAGAAGTTCACCATCGCCGGGCGAGGTAACTGCGCGGCACGCGGATACGACCGCAGAGGCTTCTTTGCGATCGATACGGGCAACAGCCCAAATTGGAAACAGTCACTATCTGATTAG
- a CDS encoding N-formylglutamate amidohydrolase gives MTEPILAPFQCIPPVNSASELIFLCDHAANALPEAYGGLGLAPDLLATHIAYDIGAAWVVRALAARFGAPAFLARWSRLLVDLNRGVDDPTLVMKLSDGSVIPGNRHADDAEIDRRIAQFHAPYHTAIAAMVARLRDAGRVPILISLHSFTPVWKTTPRPWEIGVLWDRDGRLAQPLMNRLAGAGFVVGDNEPYSGALENDTLNRHGTKNGLPHVLIEIRQDLIGTEPAAQAMAERLAPILEAALADMGQMSRKTTHS, from the coding sequence ATGACAGAGCCAATCTTAGCGCCTTTTCAGTGCATTCCGCCTGTGAATTCGGCATCAGAGTTGATTTTCCTTTGCGATCACGCGGCAAACGCCCTTCCAGAGGCGTATGGCGGCTTAGGTCTGGCCCCAGATTTGTTGGCGACCCATATAGCCTATGACATCGGAGCCGCATGGGTTGTGCGCGCTTTGGCCGCTCGTTTTGGGGCGCCTGCCTTCCTCGCTCGTTGGTCGCGGCTGCTGGTAGATCTCAACCGTGGCGTGGATGATCCTACTTTGGTCATGAAGCTTTCCGACGGCAGCGTCATCCCGGGCAATCGCCATGCGGATGATGCGGAAATCGATCGGCGGATCGCCCAGTTCCACGCGCCCTATCACACTGCCATCGCCGCTATGGTGGCGCGCTTGCGGGATGCGGGGCGGGTGCCAATTCTGATTTCCCTGCATAGTTTTACACCGGTTTGGAAAACTACGCCCCGGCCTTGGGAAATCGGGGTTCTGTGGGACAGGGATGGCCGCCTCGCGCAGCCCTTAATGAACCGCTTGGCTGGGGCAGGATTCGTCGTGGGCGATAACGAGCCCTATTCGGGGGCGCTCGAGAACGACACCTTGAACCGTCATGGCACCAAGAATGGGCTGCCCCATGTCCTGATCGAGATTCGCCAGGACCTGATCGGGACAGAGCCCGCTGCCCAGGCAATGGCCGAAAGACTGGCCCCGATTCTAGAGGCCGCCTTGGCCGATATGGGACAAATGTCCAGAAAAACGACTCACAGCTAG
- a CDS encoding DUF2312 domain-containing protein, with product MAKSGFAKERLRSFVDRVERLEEEKKALSDDIKEVYAEAKGEGFDVKILRQVVRLRKMDKADFQEAEAMLDLYLSALGMR from the coding sequence ATGGCCAAGTCCGGCTTTGCCAAAGAACGTCTTCGTTCCTTCGTCGATCGCGTCGAACGTCTCGAAGAAGAGAAGAAGGCCCTCTCGGATGACATCAAGGAAGTCTATGCCGAAGCCAAGGGCGAAGGCTTTGATGTGAAGATCCTGCGCCAGGTCGTGCGCCTGCGTAAAATGGACAAGGCCGACTTCCAGGAAGCCGAAGCCATGCTGGATCTCTACCTCTCCGCGCTGGGGATGCGGTAA
- a CDS encoding sigma-54-dependent transcriptional regulator, with product MAQTILIVDDDPVQRRLLEAAISRSGMTVVTAPGGGPALDLINGPKGEQIALVLLDLIMPDIDGLEVLSKLRVSHPDLPVIVLTAKGGIDSAVEAMRAGANDFLVKPASPERIAVSIRNQLKIGTLSGEITRLKKKTDNRLTFDDLIAKSDEMRQVARLGVRAAQSTIPILIEGESGVGKELVARAIQGSSDRSGRPFVAVNCGAIPENLIESILFGHEKGAFTGASERHLGKFQEADGGTLFLDEIGELRLDMQVKLLRALQEGEVDPVGAKRPVKVDVRIISATNRDLAELTKEGRFREDLFYRLNVFPIFVPSLRERKDDIPALARHFITRFAVEEHKPVAGLTPEAADLLERYSWPGNVRQLENTIFRAVVLCDGSLLDICDFPQIASAMGVESRPRRASAVADAQAIQAATFAPALPQSPYAMSMTGPDGHMRRMEDMESEIIRTAIARYDGHMSEVARRLGIGRSTLYRKLKEFGLEPEEAQEEEKPQSEARKVG from the coding sequence ATGGCCCAGACCATTCTGATTGTTGATGATGATCCCGTGCAGCGCCGCCTATTGGAAGCGGCCATCAGCCGGTCGGGCATGACAGTGGTGACCGCCCCGGGCGGCGGCCCGGCCCTCGACCTCATCAATGGCCCCAAAGGCGAGCAAATCGCCCTGGTCCTGCTCGATCTCATCATGCCGGATATCGACGGGCTGGAAGTCCTGTCCAAGCTGCGCGTTTCGCACCCCGATCTGCCGGTGATCGTGCTGACGGCCAAAGGCGGCATCGATTCCGCCGTCGAAGCCATGCGCGCGGGCGCCAACGACTTTCTGGTGAAGCCCGCGAGCCCCGAGCGCATCGCCGTCTCGATCCGCAACCAACTCAAGATCGGCACCCTCTCGGGCGAAATCACCCGCCTGAAGAAGAAGACCGACAACCGCCTCACCTTTGACGATCTCATCGCCAAATCCGACGAGATGCGCCAGGTGGCAAGACTTGGCGTGCGCGCCGCGCAATCCACCATTCCGATCCTGATCGAGGGCGAAAGCGGCGTCGGCAAGGAACTCGTCGCCCGCGCCATTCAAGGCTCGTCGGACCGTTCGGGCCGCCCCTTTGTGGCAGTGAACTGCGGCGCCATTCCGGAAAACCTGATTGAATCGATTCTCTTCGGGCATGAGAAAGGCGCCTTTACCGGTGCCTCGGAACGCCATCTCGGCAAGTTCCAGGAAGCCGATGGCGGCACACTGTTCCTCGACGAGATCGGCGAATTGCGCCTGGACATGCAGGTGAAGTTGCTGCGCGCGCTGCAGGAAGGCGAAGTCGATCCGGTCGGTGCCAAACGGCCCGTCAAGGTCGATGTGCGCATCATCTCGGCGACCAACCGCGATCTCGCCGAACTCACCAAGGAAGGCCGGTTCCGCGAAGACCTGTTCTATCGCCTCAACGTCTTTCCGATCTTCGTGCCGTCTCTGCGCGAGCGCAAAGACGATATTCCTGCGCTGGCCCGCCATTTCATCACCCGCTTCGCGGTGGAAGAGCATAAGCCGGTCGCGGGCCTCACCCCTGAGGCGGCCGATCTTCTGGAACGCTATTCCTGGCCGGGCAATGTGCGCCAGCTTGAGAATACGATATTCCGCGCCGTGGTCTTGTGCGACGGCTCGTTGCTCGACATCTGCGATTTCCCGCAAATCGCATCGGCCATGGGGGTGGAAAGCCGCCCGCGCCGCGCCTCTGCCGTTGCCGACGCACAAGCCATTCAGGCCGCGACCTTTGCCCCGGCCTTGCCGCAATCGCCTTATGCCATGAGCATGACCGGCCCCGACGGCCATATGCGCCGCATGGAAGATATGGAATCGGAGATCATCCGCACCGCCATCGCGCGCTATGACGGCCACATGTCGGAAGTCGCCCGCCGCCTCGGCATCGGCCGCTCGACGCTTTACCGCAAGCTGAAGGAATTCGGCCTGGAACCGGAAGAAGCCCAGGAAGAAGAAAAGCCACAGAGCGAAGCGCGTAAAGTCGGCTAA